The sequence GGTCAGAAAAGGACAATTGTGTAGTAGTCTATGTCCTCGTTCTGGTGTATTTTTAATAGTTCTATACAAACCCACCAAAAAAGATAATAAAGGAGGAGTAGATCGAAGTTTTAAGTCCAACAACATGCactcctctgtcagtgttcttTGACCTTAGTTAGAAAATAAACTGTTTTCCTTCACCCATGTATTGTTTTGCAGAGCACTCAGGTGGACAGTATCTGATAGACCAGATGAACCCCATGCTCATAACATTGTATATGGCCAAAAGTACTCAGAGGACGCACGATAGCCAGTCTTACAAGGGCATCAATTCATGAGAGAAGTGAGGAAAAACTGTGAAAATAGAAAAGTTTACAAATGGTTGCTCTCATTTGCTAACCCCACCCccatcttacacacacacacacacacacacacacacacacacacagctcaaaaaTAAGAAAAAGAACACTGTCTCATGCtcagtcaaatcaaagtttatttgtcacatgcgctgaatacaacagtgaaatgcttacttacaggctctaaccaacagtgcaaaaaaggtattaggtgaacagtGGGTAAGTAAAAAtattaaaacaacagtaaaaagacatacagtagcgaggctataaaagtagtgaggctacatacagacaccatacAGAGTGACATGATAGCAATGCCAGGCCATCAGTCAATATGTCTGTGTTCCTCCTTATGCAAAGAAATTAAGCACTAATTACCAGGTGTTGCCCTCAGCACAAGTTTCCATCGCAATCTTCATTGTATTTACATACACTATGCTAACTTTTCTGCAAAGCAAGGTGCTTCTCCTTCGCTTCACAATTAGATTCCCCTGTCACTATGGTCTGAGGGGTGAGGACAGGGGCAGCGCTACGCGCCTCAATCAGTGTCTAATCACAGTCAATGGTATCTTAAATGCAGTCAGCTAGCAGCACATTGATTGCGAACAATTTAACGGGGATTGGTCTTCTCAAACCTCCTGCCTCGTCAAGGACTCTTAGTATCACCAGCAGAGTGAAGCTTAAAGAAAGGACAGAAAAAAGCAAATAGAATCACATTTCTAGAGAACATTGTCTTCTTAGCTGTGAAGAGTGGGTGTGTTGGGTATGGGGGTGTGTGAGGCAACACTTCATGACCCAAACCCCACCTACCACCTCACCTCCCCCACACAGTCTTTAGGCTGGGGGTCGCGGGGAGTATTGTTAGGAAGGGCACTGCTTAAGGGAGGTCTGGGTAGACCTCCCTTAAAGCCCTtacccctcccctctctacccctccccattCTCCTTTATTCTTCTATAAGCCCCTTTTATGCAAGTGTCCCAGGCCCCCGCATTCGCAAATAGTAGCAGACACTACGGTCCCAACATGGTAAGTGCGACATTTACATAGATACCAAATAATGGAACTGGATATCATTTGATTGgtacatttgtttttgcaaccaggtgtactgtatgtatgcgtATCTTTTCCCTGTTATTTATAAGTGAAGTAAGGAAATTCAGCGAAGGCTTGGGGCTGTTTGTTTTGGTGTATGTCTTTGTTATGTACCACTATTTTTGAACAATCCAATATGGTTTCCTTCACATGGCAGGATGCACTCCGAGTAAGGATGTTCAGATTAGTCCCGTGTAAAAAGCATGAGTGGATTCATACTCAGATGTTTGTGAGGTGATTTTTAGACAGATTAGTCCCATGTACCAGGTAGTGCTGCAGTTGTGGCTGCCCCCCTAAAATAGCTGCCTTGGCAGTAtttccatctctccctttttcttgATTCGCTCCGTAGAGGATTCGCTTGGCATGAGCTCTATGTTAGTGTTTAAGCGTAGAGAGGAAGCATTCCTCTCGTATTGATTTAATGTGAtgtgacaaaataaaaataaattattacGATTAATTTAGAAATAGGTTCACTGAAAACAAACATCATACACATTCTAAATGTGCTGTACAATTGGTACACAACATGCAATgaattatgcttttttttctAAGCAGGGAATATAAAATGTAAAACTTCTCATGTGTTTTTATGAAAAGAAGGGAAATGGGGCATATTTAATTCATTTATGTTTCACTTTGTTTTCCCTCTCCATTTTCACTCCCTGTAGGTCTTTTGATCTCGGTGCATCCAGTTTTGATTCCCTTCGGGCGTCTTACTGGTGTTTGGCTGCACTTGAATAAAGAACCCTTCAAGTAGCACTAATCACCACCAGACATGAGGTTCCTGTGGCCCCTGTTCTTCCTCCTGTGCCTTCGTGTCCTACCCAGCACCGAGGCCAAACGCCAGAGCTCCAAAGACAAGACGTCGCAGCTTCCACCACCACTGGCAGGCAAGATGCCCAAGAACTCTGTAACAAGCTCAGGAGGGTTCAGAACAAAGGTTGGCCATAACTGTACTTGGGATACATCTGGTGAGGGCGTGGTGAATCTGCTGGTCAGCTGTAACTCCGGGGAGCAGACCTACTGGTGCCACTACACTGGGCAGCCAGACTTGTGCCAAGCCTACAGTGACAGGAAGGCACAGGTCAGGCACTGGAAACAACTGGTGGGCAAGTTGAAGAAGAGGAGCAATGCGTGCAAAGGGGAGAAAGTGCTGAAGACCCCCACCTGCAAGGCCCCCATGGACTCCCACATGAAGCTCAAAGAGAAGGGGAACCGTGGAGGAGAGAAGGATCCATTGCCCCTGGTTCCTGAAATGGTAGAGAAGGAGGATAAGAAAGAGGATAGGACTCTGTTGGAGGAGAGGAATTGGGATGGAGAGATAAACGACATGGAGCCAGTGGAGAATTACTGTGCTGAGGGATGGCATTCTGTCTGTTCTTTCTTTGTAAGGTTTTTTGAAGGTTAAAGTCTTTAAGTTTTTCTAAGGTTAAAAAAAGGACAAAGCTATTGAACTCAGTTGGGAAAAACTCCACCTCTATATCCAGGCTTACTTCTTTGCTACGTAAACAAAAATGGTTTGTCTAAAGCGATATAGAGACGAAATATAGGCATCATAGAAATGTTTTGGGTTGTGTATTTTATTGGGAAACTAATATTTGCTATTGTTCATTTGTAGTCACTAGACTTGtttcagatttctatttttgaacTTTAACACAGCATGCTAAATTATACCTGTGAATAAACATACCGTACTATATAAATATTGAACATTTGTTTTATTAGTTTAATAAATGAACACAGATGATATCATTATTTTTTAGAAGCAGTTAATTAGAAGGACTATATGATGATATAGTTATTTACATTGTCAAGTTCTATTCCAGTGGCTGGGGAAATACTGTAATACTTGATTCAAAATCGGAATAGTATTGACAAGATCTTTGTGCTGTAGTGTATACACTTGAGGATAACAAATTAATGGTCATGAGCATGAATAGGATAATATTGAGAACCTTTTATGCGTTTTCCCCATAGTTTATCCCTTGATATTGTTGCAATCACAGCTACATATTAGTTGCCAGAAAATAAAAAATCTCTTGAGACAATGTTTATTTTTCTGACCCAAAATGATGTCAACATAACACAGGAAATGCAGTTCTTAAAAATTGCCAACCCTGACAATCACATTTTTTTCATGTCTTTGTAAGTAGTGATAGGGTCACGTCTGTGAAACCTTGTGTACACTTAGAATAGACATACAGAAAGGGTTAATTGAAAATGTTACAAGATTAAGATGAGATTAGTGCAAATACTTTATGGCAAACAATACTCACAAAATATCGTGGAAACCTCTTGTGATCTGTTTGAGGTGACACTGACTCTCCACATTTTCACAATTGATTGCATGCTCTCTGGGAAATAAAGCAGTCTTGTGACTACAGTAATAAGTGGATGTTTATATATAGTTTTAAAAGTACCATCTTATTTAGTATCTGTGGCTCTACTATCTCTTTCTCATCCATAGTTTGATTGAGATTCTCTTCATGAGACAACTGTGTGGTTATCAATTGAAATATTGTCTGTCTTTTCTAGTGTTGCTATTTGTGTGATCTGGTAGCCAGTGGCCACAGACAACAAACAGACCATTGTGAGTTGCACTGCCAATGCCAACAGATGGCAGGAGGTACCTCCTGGCACTACCGTATATTGGGTCCCACAATATTTTCACATTAGATTCAGTTACAAACAATTCAATCAATGAGATTATCCTTTTTTTGTGTTGGGACAGAGATCATAGAAGTCCAGCTAAGCTGTTTAAGTGCCCTATTTTGTTCAGGTTAACACAAACTAAACATTTTTAATAACTTGGACTGATTATACCAACCAGGGCCACAGTCTTGCCTTCAAGTCTCACTGcaatctgcgtgtgtgtgtccatgtgtggtCTCTGTGAAAAGTATGTGATGATGACTGGAAGGTTGGTTTGTGAATCGAAAGAGGATGGGCTTACAGTAATGGGGTGAATTGTCCCACAAAGGCACTCCTCCCGCCTGAACCAGCTTtttcctctgtgtctctgtcactaaAACTTCCTCTATAACTATAGCTATCTATCTGCTCTCAGTAACAGACTGATTATACACCTCTGAAAGCAGTAGATGTCATGTTCATTTCAAAGTACATTATTGTTTGGATCAGCAACTCAATCCCAGTCAACTCACACTAGAGATAACGGTTTGTTCCTCAGATCTAATATATAATGATGTGTAAAAAGTAATGAAGATATTCCTTCGATAGCACAGCCAAGCATGCCCCCAATCTCTCTAAATCCTTCATTTACATCTTCAGTACATATATcattaggacagacagacaaacacaaatacacacaccacacaccacacacacgcaggaGAGTAATGCCAATACGCCCCTCTTAACCCAGGATTCTGTGTTTCTTCTCTCTACAGTCGCTCCATTGTCCCTCATACATCAAATAGAGCAGTGATTACTTGCATGCCTCTGCCCTAGCAGTGTGGCCACCCCCAGAATAACTAAGGAAGAACCTGTATACACTACTAGGGCCCTATTCCCACTACGAGATGAAGGAGTCTGAGGAGCGGCGTGGCGATAGAGTTTTACTTTTCAATTCACATTAAATCCTTGCCTTTGCTTTCATAAATATCACAGTAGCCACAAGCCAGTAAGCACAAACTACTTAACAATCCAAGCAAATAATGCAACAATTCACAAGAATTTGCAGACTATTAAAATGTTccaactttccctccatcttgtgtcAATATCAGTTAtgtttaagtcttggttccaatagtttatatttttCCGTAACAGTAGGTGCATATCTTAAGTTTCATAGTTCATAGGGAACATGCATTAAAAACAGgactattaatatcaaacaaaaACAGAATGAGCATCTGTACTTTtcacacaaccaataaactgtgtgtgtgtacattatttACCCAGACAAGCAAGATATCTGTTAAACATGGGGAGAATAGCAAGTAGAATGAACATCTGTAATGTTACACAATAaccaattgagagagagagaggtggggttagCAAATGAGAGCAACCATTTGTAAACGTTTGTTTTTCCTCACTCCTCTCATGAGTTGATGCCCTTGAAAGACTGGCTATCTTGCGTCCTCAGAGTACTTCTGGCCATGTACAATGTCATGAGCATGGGGTTCATCTGGTCTTACATCCCTTTCAGATCCTGTCCACCTAAGTGCTCTGCAAAACAATACTTAGGTGAAGGAAAACAGTTTATTTTCTGAGGTCagagaacactgacagaggagtGCATGTTGTTGGACTTAAAACGTCGATCTACTCCTCCTTTATTATATTTTTTGGTGGGTTTGTATAGAACTTAAAAATACACCGGAACGAGGACATAGACTACTACACAATTGTCCTTATATTTTCTGACCCAGCAGAATTCACATTCAGCATTTGAAAAGAGCTTCTTACCCTATTGTGAGCATAGCGCCCTGGGAATTAAAAAAAATCTCTCAGGTCCAAAAACTTGTAAAAAAGAAGATTAGAGAAACTTTGGCTTGAACATTTCGAGTCATCATAAAGATCTCATCACGTGACCTGCAGAAGATACTGTATGTCTCTCAAGTAATGTATTTTCAATTCAGTATGATGTACGTTTACTGTGGCATGAAGTCTGATTTGTACAAAAATATTTTCATTGTGATGGTTCATTCTTTTTTGCTGTTGAGTAACCTTGAGAACTGGACTCACTTGATTCTAAATAAGTACCAATTAAGACAACATAATTGTCTTTCTCACTAGCAAGACAGAAACATACTGTACTATCATGCAGTACAATCGCAAACTGTAGGTTAACAATAGACACCCTGGATGGGATTGGATTTACATAGCACAATTCCAGGTTCTCAGGGCTCTTATACTGTATAGCACCTTTTCCTGTTGAGTCACTGAGTGTCAACAGTCTGAATGGCCCGGCTCTTGCATTTTCCTTTGTATCTCAAATGCAGATCTACAATATGTCATACTGTATAGCAGCTTTGTTTTATAGCAACATTTGATGGGTAAAATGTAGACTGTGATGAGAGTTTAATCTCTGAGCATAATGATCATGGGCTCACATTACCTTGACATCTGTCCCACCTTTTACCCCTCCCTTACATAGACTTAGActactgtgtgtatatgtgtctgtatataaactcagtaaaaaaagaaacatccctttttcaggaccctgtctttcaaagataattcataaaattgaaataacttcacagatctttattgtaaaaggtttaaacactgtttcccatgcttgttcaatgaaccataaataattaatgaacatgcacctgtggaacggtcgttaaaatACACTAACAGCttagtaggcaattaaggttacagttatgaaaacttaggacactaaagaggcctttctactggttctgaaaaacaccaaaagaaagatgcccagggttcctgctcatctgcgtgaatgtgccttaggcatgctgaaaGGAGGCATGAGGAATACAGatttggccagggcaataaattgcaatgtccatactgtgagacgcctaagacggctctacagggagacagaacggacagctgatcatcctcgcagtggcagaccacatgtaacaacacctgcacaggatcggtacatccggacATCAcaactgcgggacaggtacaggatggcaacagcaactgcccgagttacaccagagagagtagtagacagggagggataaggagagatagaaagaagagggagaagagataggagggaaggagagggccaCTGGCTGATAAAAGCCCCCAGtggccctctccttccctcctatctcttctttctatctctccttatccctccctgtctactactctctctccctcaccctactctcccttccctccttcctcccttaatttctctctgtcctgtgtctgtgagagagaatgagatgagAGACAGGTGCCAAGCAACGCTACTCCCTCTACCCCTCAactactatctagctagctagatgcTCTAAATGCAGTCTCAATTACTGCATATCAAATTGTTACTAAGAACCTGAGGTTTAAATGTATTCAAGTTTAATTTAGTTCTAccaaattgagagagagagagagaggtgtggtgAGAGAGGAGAAAATCGCCACCATAGCCAGCAAAGCAGAACGCCCCACTATCTCCCTTAGTAAgcgaacattagctagctagcaatgtgCAGGTTGTTAGCTGAATGCTGACGTTTAGATAAATCATAGCTGGATAGGAGCTCTTAGGCTTACACTAGCATACTAAAGTTGCCTTAGAAAAAAACAGGCTTCATTTTATTAACAGTGCCTTcagtgacttattccacattttgttgtgttacagccagaattcaacatttattaaatatatttattttctcaccaatctacacataataactAATAag comes from Salmo trutta chromosome 18, fSalTru1.1, whole genome shotgun sequence and encodes:
- the LOC115153293 gene encoding fibroblast growth factor-binding protein 2-like, which codes for MRFLWPLFFLLCLRVLPSTEAKRQSSKDKTSQLPPPLAGKMPKNSVTSSGGFRTKVGHNCTWDTSGEGVVNLLVSCNSGEQTYWCHYTGQPDLCQAYSDRKAQVRHWKQLVGKLKKRSNACKGEKVLKTPTCKAPMDSHMKLKEKGNRGGEKDPLPLVPEMVEKEDKKEDRTLLEERNWDGEINDMEPVENYCAEGWHSVCSFFVRFFEG